Proteins from a single region of Caloramator sp. E03:
- the tsaE gene encoding tRNA (adenosine(37)-N6)-threonylcarbamoyltransferase complex ATPase subunit type 1 TsaE: MIIKTKSPEETFEVGVKIGRLLKKGDIISLNGDLGAGKTHLTKGIAKGIEVDEYITSPTFTLVNEYTGRIPLYHFDVYRINDIEELYEIGFDEYIYGDGVSVIEWGDIIKEILPDNIININIKKIDDNTREIHIDAKELDLGGLK; encoded by the coding sequence ATGATAATAAAGACAAAAAGCCCTGAGGAAACCTTTGAGGTTGGGGTTAAGATAGGAAGGCTTTTAAAAAAAGGGGATATAATATCATTAAATGGTGATTTAGGAGCTGGTAAAACCCATCTTACAAAGGGTATAGCAAAGGGTATTGAAGTTGATGAATATATTACAAGTCCAACCTTTACACTTGTAAATGAGTATACAGGAAGGATTCCTTTATACCACTTTGATGTTTACAGGATTAATGATATAGAAGAATTATATGAAATAGGATTTGATGAATATATATATGGGGATGGAGTGTCAGTTATAGAATGGGGAGATATAATAAAAGAAATACTTCCTGATAATATTATAAATATAAATATAAAAAAGATAGATGATAATACTCGAGAGATACATATAGATGCAAAAGAGCTTGATTTAGGAGGATTAAAATGA
- a CDS encoding heme NO-binding domain-containing protein, translated as MKGTVVSTWLNTCRQLYGDEIVNVALEKEGEKRDVTFSPLEDVDDKKIHSIISNIAKAKGITISQIWRNIGFNNIMTFSKVYPAFFKHENLYTFLKSMYDVHVVIVKRIPGAMPPILDLKPISDKEAIFTYNSKRGMFDYFLGLIDGASKYYNEKLEIKEIEKGSDFLKLKLTFEKDIYFIKKYNLNTAISFGVIKNINIKISVLTTIILSIINFAALFLIKSFNPTNLVISIVSSFVSSFIASSLLNRPLKYLDKELNSINNHEYMNRGEIKTKDIYEDLYKLICEYKDKVRKDFVGFKGLTDEMNAFSVTLSNIADKMNYTSNEISAVVEQVATAAMTQAQETESSVGLLNDNVEAIKTAVELEIENKDKLEEAVLGIDNSFKNVNSTAQKLNQVLNKFEDVKDSSLKLQNKAKDITDIVLLVSSIAEQTNLLALNASIEASRAGEAGRGFAVVAEEVRKLAEQSNNAVNDINNSLMEFIKDIESLVLDLGEEFNLLKDENKNLNDAVLNSNTAKDKIKDVAKVMIDTSNKLQSATNAISEVYGKIESLAAIAEENSASSQEVSANVSNYTEEIKKLTMSITEFKKLTEQFKEDFDIYRI; from the coding sequence TTGAAAGGGACTGTTGTATCTACGTGGCTTAACACTTGTAGGCAACTTTATGGAGATGAAATAGTTAATGTAGCATTAGAAAAAGAGGGTGAAAAAAGGGATGTAACTTTTTCACCATTAGAGGATGTCGATGATAAAAAGATACATTCTATAATTTCAAATATTGCAAAGGCAAAGGGAATAACCATATCACAAATTTGGAGAAATATTGGCTTTAATAATATTATGACCTTCTCAAAGGTTTATCCTGCTTTTTTTAAGCATGAAAATTTATATACATTTTTGAAATCCATGTATGATGTTCATGTTGTAATAGTAAAACGAATTCCAGGTGCAATGCCGCCTATACTTGATTTGAAACCTATTTCAGATAAAGAAGCTATCTTTACATATAATTCAAAAAGAGGGATGTTTGATTATTTTCTTGGGCTTATAGATGGAGCTTCTAAGTATTATAATGAAAAACTTGAAATAAAAGAAATTGAAAAAGGAAGTGATTTTTTAAAGCTCAAGCTTACCTTTGAAAAGGATATATATTTTATTAAAAAATATAATCTAAACACAGCAATATCCTTTGGGGTTATTAAAAATATAAATATAAAAATATCTGTACTTACCACAATAATTTTATCTATTATAAATTTTGCAGCTTTATTTCTTATTAAATCCTTTAATCCTACGAATTTAGTAATATCAATAGTATCTTCTTTTGTTTCGTCTTTTATAGCTTCAAGCCTTTTAAATAGGCCATTAAAGTACTTAGATAAAGAGCTTAATTCTATAAATAATCATGAATATATGAATAGGGGAGAAATAAAAACTAAAGATATATATGAAGATTTATATAAATTAATTTGTGAATATAAAGATAAGGTTAGAAAGGATTTTGTAGGATTTAAAGGCCTTACAGACGAAATGAATGCTTTTAGCGTTACTTTAAGTAATATTGCTGATAAGATGAATTATACTTCAAATGAAATTTCGGCAGTTGTAGAACAGGTAGCAACGGCAGCAATGACGCAAGCACAGGAAACTGAAAGCTCTGTTGGATTATTAAATGATAATGTTGAAGCTATAAAAACTGCTGTTGAGCTTGAGATAGAAAATAAAGATAAACTTGAAGAAGCTGTCTTAGGAATTGATAATAGCTTTAAAAATGTAAATAGCACAGCCCAAAAATTAAACCAAGTATTAAATAAGTTTGAAGATGTAAAAGATAGTAGCTTAAAACTTCAAAATAAGGCAAAGGATATAACAGATATAGTTCTTTTAGTTTCATCTATTGCTGAACAGACAAACCTTCTTGCACTTAATGCTTCAATAGAGGCTTCAAGGGCAGGAGAAGCAGGGAGAGGATTTGCAGTTGTAGCTGAGGAAGTTAGAAAGCTTGCAGAACAATCAAATAATGCTGTAAATGATATTAACAATAGCCTTATGGAATTTATTAAAGATATTGAAAGCCTTGTATTAGACCTTGGGGAAGAGTTTAATTTATTAAAAGATGAGAATAAAAACCTTAACGATGCAGTTTTAAACAGCAATACTGCAAAGGATAAAATAAAAGATGTAGCAAAGGTTATGATAGATACTTCAAATAAGCTTCAGAGTGCTACAAATGCAATATCAGAGGTTTATGGCAAGATAGAATCTCTGGCTGCAATAGCAGAAGAGAATTCCGCATCCTCACAGGAGGTTAGCGCTAATGTTTCAAATTACACAGAAGAGATTAAAAAGCTTACGATGAGCATAACGGAGTTTAAAAAGCTTACAGAACAGTTTAAAGAAGATTTTGATATTTATAGAATATAA
- the tsaB gene encoding tRNA (adenosine(37)-N6)-threonylcarbamoyltransferase complex dimerization subunit type 1 TsaB → MRVLAIESSCSAAGVAVINEEKVESEIFLDYKLQHSTILFPMIENLLKLLEITINDIDAVAVSGGPGSFTGLRIGLAAAKGIAQGRNKKFIAVSSLDAMAFAQVGFDGIICPIMNALRDNVYTCLYRWNEGRFERICEYEALHIKDLIERLKGNKVMFCGDAMLLHKNTIIEELQENAYFAPKTSLMPKASALGELALLRLKEGNLDNIYTYSPIYIRQSQAEREYERRMRKNLE, encoded by the coding sequence ATGAGGGTGCTTGCAATAGAATCATCCTGCAGTGCAGCAGGAGTTGCTGTTATAAACGAAGAAAAGGTTGAGTCAGAAATTTTTTTAGATTATAAGCTTCAGCATTCAACAATACTTTTTCCAATGATAGAGAACCTTCTAAAACTTCTTGAGATAACAATAAATGATATAGATGCTGTTGCTGTATCAGGAGGACCTGGTTCCTTTACGGGGCTTAGAATAGGCCTTGCAGCTGCAAAGGGTATTGCACAGGGAAGGAATAAGAAATTCATAGCAGTATCAAGCCTTGATGCTATGGCCTTTGCACAGGTAGGATTTGATGGAATAATATGCCCTATAATGAATGCTTTAAGAGATAATGTTTATACATGCCTTTATAGGTGGAATGAGGGAAGATTTGAAAGGATTTGTGAGTATGAAGCACTACATATAAAAGATTTGATTGAAAGATTAAAAGGAAATAAAGTTATGTTCTGTGGGGATGCTATGCTCCTACATAAAAATACAATAATAGAAGAATTACAGGAGAATGCTTACTTTGCTCCAAAAACATCATTGATGCCAAAGGCATCAGCCTTAGGAGAGCTTGCACTTTTGAGGCTAAAGGAAGGGAATTTAGATAACATATATACTTACAGCCCTATATATATAAGACAATCGCAGGCAGAGAGGGAGTATGAAAGGAGGATGAGGAAAAATCTTGAATGA
- the rimI gene encoding ribosomal protein S18-alanine N-acetyltransferase, with amino-acid sequence MNDVIIRNMELKDIDDILLIEKLSFKTPWSKEAFINELTINKCANYRVVVKDNRVIAYGGMWIMLDEAHITNIAVHPEFRRCGIGKRLINDMINCCKEKNVHAITLEVRESNLPAINLYKSFNFIEVAIRKKYYTDNDEDAIIMWKYDV; translated from the coding sequence TTGAATGATGTCATTATAAGGAATATGGAGCTTAAAGATATTGATGATATTCTTTTGATTGAAAAACTTAGTTTTAAAACTCCATGGTCAAAGGAGGCCTTTATAAATGAGCTTACGATTAATAAATGTGCAAATTATAGAGTTGTAGTTAAGGATAACAGGGTTATAGCTTATGGAGGAATGTGGATAATGCTTGATGAGGCGCACATTACTAACATAGCAGTTCACCCTGAGTTTAGAAGATGTGGAATTGGTAAGAGACTAATAAATGATATGATAAATTGTTGCAAAGAAAAAAATGTACATGCAATAACCCTTGAAGTTAGGGAGAGCAATTTACCTGCAATAAATTTATATAAAAGCTTTAATTTTATAGAAGTTGCCATAAGAAAAAAATATTATACTGATAACGATGAAGATGCTATTATAATGTGGAAATATGATGTATAA